The following nucleotide sequence is from Flavimarina sp. Hel_I_48.
CTCCCTTACCGTAAAGTTGTAACCAAACCGAGTTAATTGAAAAACAGGAAACTATTAAAATATCACTCCTATTTTGGTCTAATTTCGGGTGTTTTTTTGCTGATTTTGGGTATTTCTGGGTCAATTTTAGTCTTTAGTGAAGATCTGGACGACCTACTTTTCAAACCCTATGAAGTCCATCATACCCAGCAGATTTTAAATCTAGATAAAGCTGTGTCAACGGTACAACAACAGTATCCCAGATGGGAAATGCGTATTGTCCATTTCAAAAAAGGGGAGTCTATCCGCTTTAATCTAAGGAAATTAGACGCGCGCAGGGATTTGTTTATACATCCAGTAACGTGTAAGATCATCGCAGATATTGATACAAACAGCCAATTTACAAAATGGCTTCTCGTGCTTCATTATTCCTTGCATGGAGGCACTTTGGGTAGGATCCTACTGTTTTTTACTGGAATCCTTTTTTTCCTTAGCTTACTTACAGGAATCGCAGTCTACCGTAAGTTAATCTTTAAAATTCTATTGTTTAAGGTTGGTTTGAAGCGAAAGAACAAAAGAGTCTTCTTTTCGACCTTGCACAGATATATAGGGGTATGGGCGCTATTTTTTAATTGCATACTGGCAATTACCGGTATTGTTCTTTCTTATGGAGTAGCAATGGGTGGACTAAAAAGTCCTAAAGAGCCTAATACTCCAAACATGGAAATATCTATAGAGAGAAGCCTAAGTCAGATTATTGAAAAATATCCAGACTTTAAACCAACCTATATACGCCTACCTAAAAAGCCGGATGCCCCTCTTATAATAAATGGTATCTTTGAGATGGATGCTTTTTACCTAAGTGAGTTTTTTAATAAGTTTCAAATAGACACCCGCACGGGTCAAGTTCGTTCTGTACAAAAAATTAGTGAAGCATCAATACTTACAAAAATTTACAGTATGGTATCCCCATTACATTATGGACAGTATGGCGGTATATGGATAAAACTTTTATACTGTCTCATTGGCCTATCGGGTCCATTCTTATCCATAAGTGGATTCGTGATTTGGAAAAAGAGAAGAAAATAATTTTCTAAATATTGCTTAAAAACACCTGTCATTCCAAACTATCTGCTGAGGACTAGACATTATAAAATGTCCTATAACATCTTTTTAT
It contains:
- a CDS encoding PepSY-associated TM helix domain-containing protein, yielding MKNRKLLKYHSYFGLISGVFLLILGISGSILVFSEDLDDLLFKPYEVHHTQQILNLDKAVSTVQQQYPRWEMRIVHFKKGESIRFNLRKLDARRDLFIHPVTCKIIADIDTNSQFTKWLLVLHYSLHGGTLGRILLFFTGILFFLSLLTGIAVYRKLIFKILLFKVGLKRKNKRVFFSTLHRYIGVWALFFNCILAITGIVLSYGVAMGGLKSPKEPNTPNMEISIERSLSQIIEKYPDFKPTYIRLPKKPDAPLIINGIFEMDAFYLSEFFNKFQIDTRTGQVRSVQKISEASILTKIYSMVSPLHYGQYGGIWIKLLYCLIGLSGPFLSISGFVIWKKRRK